Genomic DNA from Candidatus Ancaeobacter aquaticus:
ATCATCATCTATTTGTATACCCATATATCTCACCCACGGCTTACCGTTTTCTAATGTCGCAACGGCTGCAAGATGATTACTATCAACTACTTCTTTGATCTTAGTCTTTAACTCTGCTTTATCCATGTTCATTCCTCCTCATTACCATTTTCGGCTATCTCAGCATCATCCATATCAATTTTTTCATCCATAACATTTTGCGCCCGCGCAATATCTGACTCACGCACCTGCAACTTTATAAACCCTACAGCAGGCGATAAAAACCAATTCAGCCCAACAATATTCTCATCCGCGAGGAAACACTCTATACCAGCCGCCTCAAGTTTTGATTTATACATATGGGCTTCAAACGATTTATCGAAAGTAGCAATTGTAACAAGTTCGTCAGACATATACACACCTATTAAGGGTTAAGAAACAATAATATACCTAAAAAACCTTATGTATTAGGCTTGCTCCGCAGGCGCATCTTCAACCGATTGAACGGTTTGAGACGGGGCATCCTCTTTCACTAATTGCCTATACACATACGCCATTGCAACCATTGTCGTCGGTGCTGTAACAAAAAGACCGATCCCCAAACATAACGCACCAATAATATTAATAATCCCCAATACGATAATAAAAACAAACAAGTCAAAACGCGCACCTTTTGTTATCGCGGCACTTTTTTTGAGTGATTCAATCGGCCCCATATTTTTATCAACGATCAGATAGGTAAAAAACATGCATGCAATAGCAACGATAATACCAGGAACAATTAACAGGATAAAGCCAATTGTTACGAGTATCATAAAGACAATTGACGCAGCGGCATAATTAATGAATAGTGACCCACATGATAATAGTTCACCAAAAGACACCTTAACTCCGTCACACATACCGAGAGCAATCTTAATAAACCATATACCGATCATAATATTAACCAGAAAAGAAGCAACTTGCCATACAATAGAAAGAGATGGGACCA
This window encodes:
- a CDS encoding DUF2007 domain-containing protein codes for the protein MSDELVTIATFDKSFEAHMYKSKLEAAGIECFLADENIVGLNWFLSPAVGFIKLQVRESDIARAQNVMDEKIDMDDAEIAENGNEEE